The sequence below is a genomic window from Aureispira sp. CCB-E.
CGAATTCCCTTCTCGAATGGCAGCACCGTCAAAATTATACGCTACTTCTCCATACGGAGCGTTTCCAATAATTAGCTTTTTCCCATTCCAATTGTAGATGACTTTGGCTGTATCGGCACTACCTTTTTTTATTTTAGGATTCATCTTTATTTTTTTAATTTCTTGATGTCTGAGTACTCAGGTTACTTTACTAAGTGCTTTTCTATCTCTTATAATTCATCGTTACCCCATCACTTTGTTCCTGCCTTTGGACTAAAAAACACTAAAATCTAGTTTAGGGAATTGCCAAGAAGTCTGCTTTAAATTGAGTAAAAAGGTATTTATAAAACACTTCTTTATCAACATCTACAGCAATTTTCACTCGTCTACTATTGGGAGAATTGCTCAACAATGTCTGCCCTGCATTAGGAGGGCGAACCACAACTTCTGCTTGAACGTCTTCTACTACAAAATAATGCTCTAAGGCAACATAACTTGTTGCTAGAATATCCCACATATAATAAATATAGTGATAACTTGGGATATTATCGACTGTCAAGGCCCAAAATTGTGCCGCCAAGTTGGAAAGTTCATACTTAGCTTGTTTCGCCAACTTGGATAAAAAAGCCTTGTCAACAGGAACATGATTGGTAACATCCAGCGGAATTAAAATCAATGGTAATTCTAATTCAAAAAGCTTTTGTGCGTGAATGGGATCCCAATAAACATTCCACTCGGCAGTGCCATTGTGTTGGTAGGTTTGAACATTTCCAGGCGTTCTAAACGCTCCCCCCATCCAAATAACTTCTTTAATTTTTGTTGCTATGCTAGGTTTTTGCTCTATTGCCAAAACAAGATTGGAACAAGGACCTGTCATAATAATTTTAACAGGTGCTTCTGCTGCCTCTAAACTCGCAATCATCAAATCAACTGCCGTTGGTAAACTATAAGGATCTGGTGAGGGAGGTAAATTGATTAGCATAGGCAATGAATTAACAATCTCTGGTCTAGCCCTCCATTCACTAGGAAAAGCATTGACTCCATTAAACGTTCCTCTACCAATAGGGATGTGTTCTTTTTGAGTCATTTGCAACAACTTGTAGGTAGACTCTATGGCCGGCTCCAAAAAGCAATCTGCTGGAGTTACAGTAATCCCAATTAGTTCAATATTAGGCATTGTTAGTAAGAGTAAGACAGACAATAAATCATCTATACCACCATCATGATCCATCAATACAAGTTCCTTCATCTAGTTTTTTTCTTAACGTTTTAGCATTTTTTGACCTCAACTCAATGAATTGCAAGCAGATTGGTCTTATTTCGCCTCTAAAATCAAAAAAAATCAGAACTATTCAGACTATTTGAAACATTTTCTTTTATAAAGAGTATATTGTTGTGGTTTATAGTTTATTAAAAATATAATAAAACCTAACCTCTTAATACCATTACTTCGTAAAAAAAATTATATCAACTTGATTATCAACAAACCACGAAGTAGTAGCGCAGCTAAGTGCTATAATACAACACCCTATTTTTAAACTATATCAAATCAACAATCCGTATAATTCCATACTTTTTTGTGCCAATCATTACGATAAATAGTACAACCATTTAACATTATTCTGTTGAAACCACACAGTAGCAGCGAACCAAGCTCACGAAGTAAATCGTATCAGTTTAATGTTTACCTAATTAATTCACTTTTTAAACTCTAAACACTTTAATTATGTCTAAACTATTTTCAATCACTTTACTAATTTTAGCATTTTCTCTTTTAAACTCTCAATCCGCAGAAGCCCGTAGAGGGGGTGGATTCTTTAGCTTTGGAGGAGAAGCAATGGCTAAAGTCCAAGACTTTCCTGACACAGAACAATTTCAGATGGACGATGGTACTTATGTTGATGCAGGTTGTATTTACAAACAAGTGACTATTCTCTTTATTCCTGTTTGGAATTATGACATTCGTTGGTGTGGCTATACAGGTGAGGACGATAGTTATGTGATGATGACAAAAGAAGAATTGGACGTTCTTGCAAAGGAGGCTGATATTACCTTACCAGAATCGCCATCCCTATCTTTTTGGCACTCTATCGGAGGTAAATTACTTTTTATCGTTGTAATTGGAGGACTTATTGCCTATGGCATTTTTTCTTCAGATGATGAAGAGGAAGAAGAAGCTCCTAAAACAGAAGAAAAACCTGTGGAGTAAGTTTAAGAGCCTGTTTAAAATTTAGGCTCTAATTACAAACAGATATAGATACTTGCCTCATCAGCTATAAAGTTGATGAGGTTTTTTATTTAGATTTTTCTTAACAATTTCTTTCCCATCCTATTTTAAAATCATCCCGTTTTCTAAATCAAATTACCAAGAGCTTGTTTTAAAATGCGCATTGTACAAACTAGCAAACTATTAATTTTTTTGACAACCAATAGTTTCTATCACCAAAAAATTTAAACTACAAAAAATGAAAAACGCAATATTTTTAATGCTCCTATCTATAAGTTTATTTTCTTTTCACAATGCCAAAGCGCAAGTTTATGTAAAAAAGGGAGATCTAAAAGCTTTATTGAGTGACCAAAGCACCATTGGTGTTCGTTTTACGTATAACAATATGTCTGTTGGAAAATTTGGCTCTGAAGAGAACTACGTATTACAAAAAGTAAATCGATACGACAATATGAAATTGGGCAGGGGAAAAATTTGGCACAAAGCATGGATTAATGACAGGTTCTGTCATTTTCAACCAGAATTTTTGCATTGGCTTACCAAACGTACCGCAAAAACTCAACTTCAATTCTTGGACAATACCGATGAGACAAAGTACACCATGGTCGTTAATACCGATTATGTAGATTTAGGATTTAATGCTCTAATTATAAGAAAAAGAGCACAAATTCATACTACCATTAAAATTGTTGAAACGGCTACTAATAAGGAAGTTGCTGTCTTAAAAGTAGCAGCACAAAGCCCTCGGTTTATTTATAGTTATGATGAAATTTTCTCTAAAATTAGAGTAGGTCAGGCTTACAAAGAAGCTGGCAAAAAAATAGGAAAGTATTTAGCTAGACTATTATAAACTTCCTTTACCTACCCCAATTAAAAATGCTCCATCAAAGTAATATTGATGGAGCATTTTAGGCAAAGATAAACTCTTAGTTTTCTGTTAACAGATGCCCCATTTCATCTTCTTTCAAACGTTTAAATTCTAAGCCATTTTTAGCACTTTTTTTCAAATGCTCTTTGCTAGAGTTATAGAAGTGGAACCACATGAGGTATTTAGAATCGCTTAATTCAAATTCTAGATCAACATAACGTGCAGGACCTTCAGCTGTCAACATCTCACAATTAATTTCTTTTGGTGGTACGGTCTTAAATGTACCAGGCTTGTCTTCTTGGTGTGCAATGATCAAATCACAGCCATCTCCTCTAACCAAATCTTTTTTGATATTCAAGTCAGGGAACTTGGCGTGTTTCCATGCATTGACATATTTCTTAGGGTTTTTGAGATAGTATACCTCCATTCTAAAGGAATCTCGTGTTACTTGAACATACTGCTCTACCCGTTGATCCATTGGAGCATCTATTAATTTTGGAGAGAAAAACTCCAAATATACCCAAAATTCTCCTGGTCGATCTTTCAGAATAGGCATCACAATAAACTCTTGTTGCGGTTCTGTTGTTGTACCTGCTGCTACTTGGTCTCTATTGCTAAAATGTCCAATAACTTGGTATTTTAAACGATCAAATTTGTTATAAATTTCCGAAATTTCTTCGGCGGATTTAATGTCTTTTAAATAAGGCAAAATATGCTTTTTGTTTCGTTTTCTTTTTTGCCCATAAGAAGTTGTTGTTGCTCCTAAGCAAAAGAGCGCAACTAAACCCAAAACCCAAAATTGTACTTTCCCTAATTGATAACGATTAGAAAAACTGTTTTTTTGACTTAGTCGATAATGATTCATAATGCTATTTTTTATTCATAAATAAATATATCTCTCTCAGGGGCAAGAGATGTTATTGTTCAAGATATTACTACTCAAGCAGCTCAAAAATCATCCTACTAAGAAAAAGTAGGTATTTTGTCTTGCTCAAGTCCCAAGCACTCAAAAGACTCAGCAATGGATTACAGCATTGCTTCTAAATCTAATGGCTGTGCTTTCCAACTTTCTAGCAATATCTCTGCCAATTCGTTACTAAATGTATGCATCCGAGTCATTGCTGAAGGAGTAGCAAAACGCATTTCCTTAAAAATCAACAACATAGTACCATTGCATTCCATATGATAATATGGGTTGCTATTCAAATATTCAACCAATGGTTGGTTAAAAAATTTGCGTATGGCTGCGGGGTCTGCACCTTCTAGCAAAAACTTTTCTGAGAAATCAGGATACTCTTCCATATTAATATCCTCTTCTCTTAAGGCTAATTTCACGCCAATTTTATCTAAAAGTGCTTCTCGTTGCAATACAAACTTGGGAGCATTAAATGGGAGGTGTAAAATAGACACACTTGTATAACGTTCTTGGTTAGAGAAAACGCCTCCTTCCTCAAAGGTAATATCACAAGTCTGCCATTCAAAAAACATCTTATAGTTTCCTTTCGCTGTATTAAAGGTATATTCTATAGTTCTGCTTTTAAAAAATTCAAAGTCTTTTAATTGTTGAAAATCCCAACGAACCTCAGGCCAAAATTCTCCATTATTTTCTTCTGACAATGTCTTTAAGGCTATTTGACGTTGGTTTAACTGTGGTTTTTTATCACTAGGTAGTATTCTAGTTGCATTAGGATGACGGGAATAAGCATCGTGTGCTCCTAGACCAACCAATTCGAAATTAATATTATCAGGCAAATCATAGCGGGGGGCATCATCGTGCAAATACTCTAACACAGTATAATCTATCAGACGAGCATGAGACATATCTACAATGATATGCTTTTCCGTTTTGGCACTGACCTTCAATACTTTTTTCAATTTGGGAATATTGACAAAATTCACAATTCCCTCTAGTTTAACATAAAGTTCGTGTGTATTTTCAGTACGTGTTGTTTGAATAGAAGGTTGCGTTAGGTAATCTATAAATTTCTTAAGTTTTAAGTTTGACTTGGCATAGTGATTAAATACTGTTGTCACAATTCCGATAAACAAACCTGCCAATAATCCATAGACTAAGGTGGCAAAAAAAGTAGTAAAGAAAATCAAAAATTGATCGTCTCCTTTTCTATAAGTATCCACCCAAAGTTTGGGTGTTGCCAATTTGTATCCTGTATAAATCAATAATACCGCCAATGCTGCTAAAGGAATCCAACGAATAATTGGAGCACAAATTAGAACAAACAGTGCTAGTATAATTCCATAGTAAAGATTGGACCATTTTGTCTTTGCTCCATTATAAACAGGAATTGCTGTAATAACGGGCAAACCACCGATACATCCAGCAGCAATAGAACTTAATCCTGTTGCAATCAACTCTTTATTCAAATTCGTGTTGCGTTCCAAAGGATCTAATTTATCGACTGCTCTGGCACTTGCCAAAGTTTCAATAGCTGAAACAGCTAAAATACTCAAAGCAACCGACCAAAACTCCCATTGGTCAATTTTTGCAAAACTAGGAAAGACGAGGTACTGTTTTATATCTAATGGAATATCGACCAAATACGTTGGCCCTACAGGGTAAGCCGTGTTAAAAAACGGTACATAATGCGTCTCAAAAAAGTTAAAATAGTAAACAATTGGAATTGTAAATAAAACGATCCAAATCGGTGTTGGTACCCTTTGCATCATTTTTATACTCATCTGCTTGTGCACAAATAGTGTAATGGCTGCAACAAGGCTAATGATTAAGATAATTGGATTCAACTTCCAAAAACTCTCTTTGATCATAGAAAAGCTCTCATAAGCACTCTCACTTTCTAGCGAGACACCAAATACCAAATGAACCTGAGTAACAATAATTGTAAATCCTACAGCCGCCAGCATTCCGTTAATTGCTGCGGTTGGAATAATATCTCCTCGCTCACCTAATCGAAGCATTCCGAACAACAATTGCCCTATACCTGCAACAATAGTTGCCCCTAATAGAGATTGAAATCCAATCAAAGATTCCCCATCGCCTAGTGCTATTCCGCCAGACAACATCACTGCAATTAATCCCGCCGAAGGTCCATTAATTGTAATATGGCTCCCACGGAAGAAAGTTGCAACAATGCCCCCTACAACAGCAGATAGAACGCCTGCCATTGGTGGCACTCCAGATGCGACAGCAATGCCGAGCGCAATAGGTAGAACGACCAATGCTAAACCAAAGGCCGCAGTGACATCTTCTTTAAAATATTGTTGTATTGTTCCTAACTTCTTTGTCATTTATTTTATCCTTTGCTATTTAAATAGCCTAGTCTTTTGTACACTACAACCAATAGAACGGGAACTTTTTCTATTGTTGAGCATCCTTATTTATTTTCTAACAATTGTTTTTAATCATTGAGGTGATGTTTAAATTCACCTGTCTCTTATAACTGTATTCATCCATCAATTTCTTCACCAAAAGAATACCCAAGCCACCTACTTCACGATCTTCTAGGGGGATAGATAGATCTGGTTCAGGTGTATCAAAAGGATTAAAAGGTATTCCTGCATCGGTCAATTGAATAATTAATTTTCCAGTTGTGAACAGCTCTATTGAAATATCAATCTCGTGTTCGTCATCATCGGGAAAGCTGTACTTAACTATATTGGATAACAGTTCGTCTAACACAATATTTACCTTTACCATAATTGTTTCAGGAATATCATACTGTATCGCAAAAGTTTCAAACGCACTAATTGCACGTTGCACTTCCTCTATGGTGTTTTTAATAATAATTTTTTTTGAATGTATCTCCCCCATTGTTTATTCTTTTATTTCAACACACAAAGCGGTTATATCGTCAAATTGTTCTTCTCCTCGTTCGAATAGTAATATATCCA
It includes:
- a CDS encoding nucleoside hydrolase, which translates into the protein MKELVLMDHDGGIDDLLSVLLLLTMPNIELIGITVTPADCFLEPAIESTYKLLQMTQKEHIPIGRGTFNGVNAFPSEWRARPEIVNSLPMLINLPPSPDPYSLPTAVDLMIASLEAAEAPVKIIMTGPCSNLVLAIEQKPSIATKIKEVIWMGGAFRTPGNVQTYQHNGTAEWNVYWDPIHAQKLFELELPLILIPLDVTNHVPVDKAFLSKLAKQAKYELSNLAAQFWALTVDNIPSYHYIYYMWDILATSYVALEHYFVVEDVQAEVVVRPPNAGQTLLSNSPNSRRVKIAVDVDKEVFYKYLFTQFKADFLAIP
- a CDS encoding chromophore lyase CpcT/CpeT, which translates into the protein MNHYRLSQKNSFSNRYQLGKVQFWVLGLVALFCLGATTTSYGQKRKRNKKHILPYLKDIKSAEEISEIYNKFDRLKYQVIGHFSNRDQVAAGTTTEPQQEFIVMPILKDRPGEFWVYLEFFSPKLIDAPMDQRVEQYVQVTRDSFRMEVYYLKNPKKYVNAWKHAKFPDLNIKKDLVRGDGCDLIIAHQEDKPGTFKTVPPKEINCEMLTAEGPARYVDLEFELSDSKYLMWFHFYNSSKEHLKKSAKNGLEFKRLKEDEMGHLLTEN
- a CDS encoding SulP family inorganic anion transporter; the protein is MTKKLGTIQQYFKEDVTAAFGLALVVLPIALGIAVASGVPPMAGVLSAVVGGIVATFFRGSHITINGPSAGLIAVMLSGGIALGDGESLIGFQSLLGATIVAGIGQLLFGMLRLGERGDIIPTAAINGMLAAVGFTIIVTQVHLVFGVSLESESAYESFSMIKESFWKLNPIILIISLVAAITLFVHKQMSIKMMQRVPTPIWIVLFTIPIVYYFNFFETHYVPFFNTAYPVGPTYLVDIPLDIKQYLVFPSFAKIDQWEFWSVALSILAVSAIETLASARAVDKLDPLERNTNLNKELIATGLSSIAAGCIGGLPVITAIPVYNGAKTKWSNLYYGIILALFVLICAPIIRWIPLAALAVLLIYTGYKLATPKLWVDTYRKGDDQFLIFFTTFFATLVYGLLAGLFIGIVTTVFNHYAKSNLKLKKFIDYLTQPSIQTTRTENTHELYVKLEGIVNFVNIPKLKKVLKVSAKTEKHIIVDMSHARLIDYTVLEYLHDDAPRYDLPDNINFELVGLGAHDAYSRHPNATRILPSDKKPQLNQRQIALKTLSEENNGEFWPEVRWDFQQLKDFEFFKSRTIEYTFNTAKGNYKMFFEWQTCDITFEEGGVFSNQERYTSVSILHLPFNAPKFVLQREALLDKIGVKLALREEDINMEEYPDFSEKFLLEGADPAAIRKFFNQPLVEYLNSNPYYHMECNGTMLLIFKEMRFATPSAMTRMHTFSNELAEILLESWKAQPLDLEAML
- a CDS encoding ATP-binding protein; the protein is MGEIHSKKIIIKNTIEEVQRAISAFETFAIQYDIPETIMVKVNIVLDELLSNIVKYSFPDDDEHEIDISIELFTTGKLIIQLTDAGIPFNPFDTPEPDLSIPLEDREVGGLGILLVKKLMDEYSYKRQVNLNITSMIKNNC